The genomic stretch TACGATTCACCTCCCGGAACAAGTTGCCCGGTCGTTGCCGTGATTTCCGATGCCGATTATGTGATCCTGGTAACCGAACCCACGCCCTTCGGTTTACATGACCTGAAAATCGCTGTTGACGTGGTCAGGCAGGTCGACAAGCCTTTCGGGGTGGTGATCAATAAAGCGGGACTTGGGAATGAAGAGGTTTATGACTTCCTGGAGGAAGAAAACATTCCTGTTTTAACACAGATCCCTTTCCGAAAGGATTACGCCCGGCAATACTCCGAAAGCCTTATCCTGTCGGAAGACAATAAGGAATACAGGGTTTATTACCAGGAAATTATGGATAAGATATTCGATTCAAGCCGCATATGATTTGTGAAATTACCATACTGAGTGGAAAAGGGGGGACCGGAAAGACTTCGGTGACAGCCGCCCTCGCGCAGATTGCCGGCAATGCTGTTTTCAGCGATTGCGATGTGGATGCTTCCGACCTGCATTTGTTGTTAACGCCGGAGATCAAGGAAGAGCACGAATTCGCGGGTGGCAGGAAAGCCTGGATAAATCCTGCCAAATGCATAAGCTGCGGGATATGCCAGGATGCCTGCCGCTTCGATGCCATACATAAAATCAATGGCCATGCCTTTTATGTGAATCCTTTCCAATGTGAGGGCTGCCGCTTATGCGAACGCATTTGCCCGGCTTCGGCTATTACATCCTCCGAACCTATGAACAACCGCTGGTTTGTCTCCGAAACGCGTTTCGGCACCATGGTGCATGCCCGCATGGCTCCCGGAGAGGAGAATTCCGGGAAACTTGTCACGGCTGTCCGGGAAAAAGCACGGGAACTGGCTGAGGATTCCGGCTATGATTATATTATCAACGACGGACCTCCCGGAATAGGATGCCCGGTGATAGCCTCGCTCACCGGAGTGAACAAGGTACTGATGGTGATTGAACCCACCAAATCAGGGCTACATGATATGGAACGCCTGTCGGAACTGACAAGGAAATTTGGTATCAGGACCTATGCATTGATCAATAAGGCCGATCTGCATCCCGGCCTCACCGCTTCTGTCTCCAACCGCCTGAAGGAGCTGGAAATATCATGCCTTGGAGAGATCCCTTTTGATGAGAATTTCGTTAAAGCCATGGTATCAGGACAAACCATCCTGGAATATGTACCGGATTCGGCTTCATCCCTGATAATCCGCGAAGCCTGGAATGCTTTGGTAATGGATGTAAACTAAACTCCTTAGAAAGAAAGCTTTATCCCAATTCTTCCCCACCATGAATAATATTCCTGCTTCAGGATGCGGTCTTTCGTGCCCAGATAGAATTTCAGCGGGGCATTGGTAAGATTGATCACATCCACGAATACCTTCATGTATTCCGTAACCGAATAATTGGCGGTAAAATCCAGATGCCAGGCTTGATCGTAGTATTCATCGAGGTCTTTATCGGCACCCAGTTTATACAGGAATGCATCATGATAGTTGGCCGAGATCTTGGCGTAAAACCTTTCACTCTCATAGAAAGCAGCAAGGTTTGCTGTATGTTTTGCCTGTCCGGGCAGGGTGATCCTTTCCTGCTCGGTGTCGGAGCTGAAAAGGCTAAGGTCATCTTCTCCGAAAATCACAACGGCATCGGAATAATTTGCAGGAAATCTCTTATTGATGTAGGCTTCTGAATGGGTATAGGTGTAATTCAGGTAAAGACCGAAATTTTTCCAGAATCCTTCCAGGAAATTGAATTTGAACTGGGAAAGCACTTCAGCACCGAGTACATAGGCTTTATTACCGTTAACAGCCTTGGTTATCTCCACCAGTCCGTAGTTCTGAGGATCGCCTTCGTGGGCAAAGCGTTTATAATAGAAGATAAAATCATGGATATTCTTGTAAAAAAATCCTCCCGACACAAGGCCTTGTCCCCGTAAATACTTTTCTCCAAGCAGGTCGACGTTCAGGGAAGTAGGAAATTTCAGGTCGGGATTACCATATTTCACCTCATCATAATCCTGTTCACGATAGGGCAGAACATCCTCAAAATTTGGTCTGGAATAGGTGTAGGTTACTGCTGCTCTGATGTTTGTATTTTCGTTCAGCATATATTTTGCCTGCACCTGTGGAAGGAAAAACTCGTGCGACCGCTTATCGGTCAGCGTATCCATATCTCTGTAATTGCCATTTTTAGTAATGATGCGCCTGCCTTCATAATCTATGTCGGTTCTCTCATAACGAACGCCTCCTAAAATCATTAACCGGCGGATGTCGTGCCTGAACATTGCATAGGCTG from Bacteroidota bacterium encodes the following:
- a CDS encoding ATP-binding protein; the protein is MCEITILSGKGGTGKTSVTAALAQIAGNAVFSDCDVDASDLHLLLTPEIKEEHEFAGGRKAWINPAKCISCGICQDACRFDAIHKINGHAFYVNPFQCEGCRLCERICPASAITSSEPMNNRWFVSETRFGTMVHARMAPGEENSGKLVTAVREKARELAEDSGYDYIINDGPPGIGCPVIASLTGVNKVLMVIEPTKSGLHDMERLSELTRKFGIRTYALINKADLHPGLTASVSNRLKELEISCLGEIPFDENFVKAMVSGQTILEYVPDSASSLIIREAWNALVMDVN